One segment of Pseudanabaena sp. FACHB-2040 DNA contains the following:
- a CDS encoding HPP family protein, with protein sequence MGQERESLKPIQGANRALRRRLTLKGEFALAIAPTAIVLGVLALVEALSEQRLLFASLASSAFLIYLDPQHGTNSVRTLVVAQVMAAVLGFLTYLFLGSGYLSGGTAMVITIVLMILLDAVHPPAVSTSLSFALRAGNESNLVLFGLAVGITATLVMLERVALWVLARYGPTASNS encoded by the coding sequence ATGGGTCAGGAGCGAGAAAGCTTAAAGCCAATTCAGGGGGCCAACCGCGCACTGCGTCGCCGCCTGACGTTGAAGGGAGAGTTTGCCCTTGCGATCGCACCCACCGCCATTGTCCTGGGCGTGCTAGCTCTGGTAGAAGCACTTAGTGAGCAGCGGCTGTTGTTCGCCTCTCTAGCCTCCAGCGCCTTTCTGATTTACCTAGACCCGCAGCACGGCACCAACTCAGTCCGAACCCTGGTTGTAGCTCAGGTTATGGCGGCCGTTCTGGGCTTTCTGACTTATCTGTTTTTGGGTTCTGGGTACTTATCCGGCGGTACAGCAATGGTTATCACCATTGTGCTGATGATTTTGCTAGATGCCGTTCATCCTCCGGCGGTTTCGACCTCCCTCAGCTTTGCTCTGAGAGCTGGAAATGAAAGCAACTTGGTCCTGTTCGGTCTAGCTGTAGGGATTACCGCTACTCTAGTTATGCTAGAGCGAGTAGCTCTATGGGTACTCGCCCGATATGGCCCTACAGCATCAAATTCATGA
- the ubiG gene encoding bifunctional 2-polyprenyl-6-hydroxyphenol methylase/3-demethylubiquinol 3-O-methyltransferase UbiG — protein MQQRNDLEFYDRVAHEWWSETAKIYALSHLNAPRFEYFDRYISTWQGLKVLDVGCGGGFTCEFLATRGAVVSGIDQSQNLIDQAQQHAAVNQLPIDYRHGYGEELPYTDRTFDVVVCVDVLEHVADLQQTVSEIHRVLKPGGFFCFDTINRTFKSKLIMIWLLEDWLRQIPHGVHDWQKFIKPEELAALMVQLGFHDIEFAGFNIFGETMADNVRTYLHYQRTKTFEIGINQDTSVMYIGKARKSLS, from the coding sequence ATGCAGCAGCGCAACGATCTAGAGTTTTACGATCGAGTTGCCCATGAATGGTGGAGCGAAACTGCCAAAATTTATGCGCTCAGTCATCTAAACGCTCCACGATTTGAATATTTTGATCGCTATATCTCCACCTGGCAGGGGCTAAAAGTTTTAGATGTGGGCTGTGGGGGCGGCTTTACCTGTGAGTTCTTAGCAACCCGAGGCGCTGTGGTCTCAGGAATTGATCAGTCACAGAATTTGATTGATCAGGCGCAGCAACATGCGGCTGTCAACCAGTTGCCAATAGACTACCGGCATGGCTATGGAGAGGAATTGCCCTATACCGACAGAACTTTTGACGTAGTTGTGTGTGTCGATGTTTTAGAGCATGTGGCCGATCTGCAGCAAACGGTCTCAGAGATTCACCGGGTGCTTAAGCCGGGCGGTTTTTTCTGTTTTGACACCATTAACCGCACTTTTAAGTCAAAGCTGATCATGATTTGGCTGCTGGAAGATTGGCTGCGGCAAATTCCGCACGGCGTTCATGACTGGCAAAAATTTATCAAGCCGGAGGAGCTAGCAGCCCTAATGGTACAGCTAGGCTTCCACGACATTGAGTTTGCCGGATTCAACATCTTTGGCGAAACCATGGCGGATAACGTCAGGACTTACTTGCACTATCAGAGAACTAAGACGTTCGAAATCGGCATTAATCAAGACACGTCTGTGATGTACATCGGTAAGGCTAGAAAAAGTCTGTCGTGA
- a CDS encoding SH3 domain-containing protein, whose product MQTRSIRFWLPSLFAGSLLLSLPSQAQMPTSVCRSSFRIVQTEGPLYVRSYPSPAADITTSVANGTEVLVNGSDRTGGWAEITLSGGTTGWAETRLLTPSPLNTRQFNGYMQIKTLDGSPANLRTGPSPLDAVIAQLENEAVVTYNSNGGSWSVVTTPDGISGYVSNQFLVCTELEPTQP is encoded by the coding sequence ATGCAGACACGCTCAATCAGGTTCTGGCTACCCTCACTTTTTGCCGGTTCTCTACTGCTATCGCTGCCCAGTCAGGCTCAGATGCCCACCAGCGTCTGCCGCTCCAGCTTTCGGATCGTGCAAACTGAAGGACCGCTCTACGTGCGCAGCTATCCTAGCCCCGCTGCCGACATCACGACATCTGTTGCCAACGGCACTGAGGTGTTGGTCAATGGCAGCGATCGCACCGGCGGCTGGGCCGAAATTACGCTATCAGGAGGCACCACCGGCTGGGCCGAAACTCGCCTGCTCACTCCCAGCCCGCTCAACACTAGGCAATTCAATGGCTATATGCAGATTAAAACGCTTGATGGTAGCCCCGCTAACCTGCGAACTGGCCCTTCCCCCTTGGATGCGGTGATTGCCCAGCTAGAAAATGAGGCGGTCGTAACCTACAACAGCAACGGGGGATCTTGGAGTGTGGTGACCACTCCAGACGGGATCAGTGGCTATGTGTCTAACCAGTTTTTGGTCTGTACTGAGCTGGAGCCAACGCAGCCTTAA
- a CDS encoding carbamoylphosphate synthase large subunit: MNSEPDFKYAQANSLSDLFAPDLAGTQSAFLLNYPATASWAAYPNTKRYFIQDGSSESTKTSFDKICQKEPWKNLAVLGDGVPGIIISPVQPELLHYWQDHFGHSYTNLEKIDCSIYLDELSQSDRFDQIVTLFPFDHLKAEKHAVPPDTHYRLLSKVALNQLGVQCPYYDSYDLHQTRIEDIPLPQQFPYLIKTSHGLSGEGTYIIRNASDLHYCQSELRKYLEIELLQTVVVSEFIKDVVENYCAQFYVNRAGEIGLIGTTRQLTTSDGDYLGGVIDYSQTDMSKFFEMVSAIGKHAHQQGYFGVIGFDVLETREGQLYAIDANFRVNGSTPLCLQRQTLLEAGKAVAKYSTDYRMSGTLESILSEFKPELDRKDLLILSAQEKVKYGNIYTDIYGIIAGETLEEMQQIERNLQHKGLHL, encoded by the coding sequence ATGAACTCAGAACCTGACTTTAAATACGCTCAAGCCAATTCCCTTTCAGATCTCTTTGCCCCTGATTTAGCAGGTACTCAAAGCGCATTTCTGCTCAATTACCCGGCCACTGCAAGCTGGGCTGCCTACCCCAATACCAAGCGCTATTTTATTCAGGACGGCAGCAGCGAATCGACCAAAACATCCTTTGACAAGATCTGCCAAAAGGAACCCTGGAAAAACCTGGCAGTGTTGGGCGATGGGGTTCCTGGCATTATCATTTCGCCCGTGCAGCCAGAGCTGTTGCACTACTGGCAAGATCACTTTGGTCATAGCTATACAAACCTAGAGAAGATTGACTGCTCAATCTACCTAGATGAACTCAGCCAGAGCGATCGCTTTGACCAGATCGTTACGCTATTTCCCTTTGACCATCTCAAAGCCGAAAAACACGCCGTTCCGCCAGATACTCACTACCGCCTGCTCAGTAAAGTAGCCCTCAATCAGCTAGGGGTGCAGTGCCCTTATTACGATAGCTACGACCTGCACCAAACCCGTATCGAAGATATTCCGCTACCCCAGCAGTTTCCATATCTGATCAAAACTTCCCACGGGCTCTCAGGTGAGGGCACCTACATTATTAGAAACGCCAGCGATCTCCATTACTGCCAGTCAGAGCTGAGAAAGTATCTAGAGATTGAGCTGCTTCAAACAGTTGTTGTCTCTGAATTTATTAAAGACGTTGTAGAAAACTACTGCGCTCAGTTTTATGTTAACCGAGCTGGTGAGATTGGGCTAATCGGCACTACCCGTCAGCTCACGACCTCAGACGGTGACTATTTGGGCGGAGTGATTGACTATTCTCAAACTGATATGAGCAAGTTTTTTGAAATGGTCTCAGCCATCGGCAAACATGCTCATCAGCAGGGCTATTTTGGCGTCATTGGGTTCGACGTTCTAGAAACTCGCGAAGGGCAGCTCTATGCAATCGATGCCAACTTTCGGGTCAATGGCTCAACGCCTCTTTGCCTGCAGAGACAAACACTATTAGAGGCAGGCAAGGCAGTGGCAAAATACTCAACAGATTACCGAATGAGCGGCACACTAGAATCAATTTTGTCTGAGTTTAAGCCCGAGCTTGACCGTAAAGATCTGTTGATTTTGTCGGCCCAGGAGAAGGTCAAATACGGCAATATTTATACCGATATCTACGGCATCATCGCTGGAGAAACGCTTGAGGAGATGCAGCAAATCGAGCGTAATCTTCAGCACAAGGGCCTACACCTGTAG
- a CDS encoding SIMPL domain-containing protein (The SIMPL domain is named for its presence in mouse protein SIMPL (signalling molecule that associates with mouse pelle-like kinase). Bacterial member BP26, from Brucella, was shown to assemble into a channel-like structure, while YggE from E. coli has been associated with resistance to oxidative stress.) codes for MSTSLLSWTLLTGGAILGMTSTLPAMAQEPVLRTITVTGQGSEAIATSIAQVDLGVEVQARTAAEAQREVARRATAVVNLLQARGVQKLQTTGIRLNPQYNYDRGQAELVGYIGTNTVSFRMPNDQVGTLLDDAVTAGATQIQNVSFVAEEDAIAAARQIALQEATRDAQEQASAVLLSLNLGPQEVVSIQVNGAAPPIPMPLAARGQLANAEADFKTPVVGGEQTVEASVTLQIRY; via the coding sequence ATGTCAACTTCACTTCTAAGCTGGACATTGCTAACAGGCGGTGCCATTCTGGGGATGACCTCTACCCTACCTGCAATGGCTCAAGAGCCTGTCCTGAGAACCATTACTGTGACTGGGCAGGGCAGCGAAGCGATCGCAACTTCCATTGCTCAAGTTGATTTGGGTGTTGAGGTTCAGGCCCGCACGGCGGCAGAAGCTCAGCGTGAGGTAGCCCGTCGAGCGACGGCTGTAGTTAATTTGCTGCAGGCGCGCGGTGTGCAAAAGCTGCAAACAACTGGCATTCGCCTCAACCCCCAGTACAACTACGACAGGGGCCAGGCTGAGCTGGTGGGCTACATCGGCACCAATACTGTCAGTTTTCGGATGCCCAATGACCAGGTCGGCACTCTGCTAGATGATGCAGTTACAGCAGGAGCCACGCAAATTCAAAACGTATCTTTTGTGGCGGAGGAGGATGCGATCGCAGCGGCCCGCCAGATTGCTTTGCAAGAAGCGACCCGTGATGCTCAGGAGCAGGCCAGTGCAGTGCTCCTGAGCTTGAACCTGGGGCCTCAGGAAGTCGTTAGCATTCAGGTTAATGGAGCTGCGCCGCCAATACCAATGCCGCTTGCAGCTCGTGGTCAGCTTGCCAACGCCGAAGCCGACTTCAAAACCCCAGTCGTGGGCGGTGAGCAGACCGTAGAGGCCAGCGTCACCCTACAGATCCGGTACTAA
- a CDS encoding alpha/beta fold hydrolase has translation MLPAFLPAAAAELTEDTSIQLVQQMQQAAIATPLSPQPIPTAFVCQGQGVPLLLLPGFDSSLLEFRRLVPLLAEQVQAWAVDLLGFGFSDRTLPTLDPGAIKLHLHSFWQQKIARPVVLVGASMGGAAAIDFALTYPECVAGLVLLDSAGFVGGPAMGRLMFPPLDSWATSFLASPGVRRRISAQAYCDRAFVTADAQLCASLHLQSPRWKEALIAFTKSGGYNFLSQKISQITCPTLIIWGRQDRILGIKDAARFEQAIANSQLVWIEQCGHVPHLEKPQETAAAMLPFVKAQILQSPS, from the coding sequence ATGTTGCCAGCCTTTTTGCCTGCCGCCGCCGCCGAGCTGACCGAAGATACCTCAATTCAGCTCGTTCAACAAATGCAGCAGGCTGCGATCGCAACCCCCCTGAGCCCGCAGCCAATTCCCACCGCCTTTGTTTGCCAGGGCCAGGGGGTGCCGCTGCTGCTGCTGCCCGGTTTTGACAGTTCTCTGCTGGAGTTTCGGCGGCTAGTGCCGCTGCTGGCCGAGCAGGTTCAGGCTTGGGCCGTTGATTTGCTGGGTTTTGGCTTTAGCGATCGCACCTTACCAACCCTCGATCCGGGCGCGATTAAGCTACATCTACACAGCTTTTGGCAGCAGAAAATTGCTCGGCCTGTGGTGCTGGTAGGGGCCTCTATGGGGGGAGCCGCCGCAATTGATTTTGCCCTCACCTATCCGGAGTGTGTGGCGGGTCTGGTGCTGCTCGACAGCGCTGGATTTGTGGGCGGTCCAGCGATGGGCCGCCTGATGTTTCCGCCCCTCGATAGCTGGGCTACTTCGTTTCTGGCCAGCCCAGGGGTACGTCGCCGCATTAGTGCGCAGGCGTATTGCGATCGCGCCTTTGTCACCGCCGACGCCCAGCTCTGCGCCTCTCTACACCTGCAAAGCCCCCGCTGGAAAGAAGCCCTGATTGCGTTTACCAAAAGTGGCGGCTACAACTTCCTCAGCCAAAAAATCTCACAAATCACCTGCCCCACCCTGATCATCTGGGGTAGGCAGGACCGAATTTTGGGCATCAAAGATGCGGCTCGTTTTGAGCAGGCTATCGCCAACAGTCAGCTAGTCTGGATTGAGCAGTGCGGCCATGTGCCCCATCTAGAGAAACCCCAAGAGACGGCGGCTGCTATGCTCCCCTTCGTCAAAGCCCAGATCCTGCAAAGCCCATCCTAA
- a CDS encoding peroxiredoxin-like family protein, protein MSVYDILSQTQRQRVSDGVTLPVLNGCEVASQKLVLVWPQLGDFDSLEYAWWLQREMPRLKDKGIAVRAVGIGDRNSGQQFCTYTGFPADWLFVDPQADLHRQLDLYSGLSLQVPRLKPGQTAWLNLMLMCAGIGSPGTLAEVFRGYRGDRKAPQLIDDDEVVRAAPLPPLRGSSFQFAGGKGFQRPFELATLRLRNMTEVLSRWQTYVPNATYLTQRGGTFLFDSQGKLLYEHRDSGILGFAKDKHYPLSFLSEV, encoded by the coding sequence ATGAGCGTCTACGATATTTTGAGTCAAACTCAGCGCCAGCGAGTTAGCGACGGGGTTACGCTACCTGTCCTAAACGGTTGTGAGGTTGCCAGCCAAAAGCTGGTGCTGGTTTGGCCCCAACTAGGAGATTTTGACAGCCTTGAATATGCCTGGTGGCTGCAGCGAGAGATGCCCCGGCTCAAGGACAAGGGTATCGCGGTGCGGGCGGTTGGCATTGGCGATCGCAACTCCGGACAGCAGTTCTGTACCTACACCGGATTTCCGGCAGACTGGCTGTTTGTCGATCCCCAGGCCGACTTGCACCGCCAGCTCGATCTTTATTCTGGCCTTTCCCTCCAAGTGCCGAGGCTCAAGCCGGGTCAAACTGCCTGGCTCAATCTGATGCTGATGTGCGCCGGAATCGGCAGCCCCGGCACCCTGGCCGAAGTGTTTCGGGGGTATCGGGGCGATCGCAAAGCCCCTCAGCTAATCGACGACGATGAAGTAGTGCGAGCGGCTCCGCTGCCGCCCCTGCGCGGCTCATCCTTCCAGTTTGCTGGCGGTAAAGGGTTTCAGCGCCCGTTTGAGCTAGCGACCTTGCGGCTGCGAAATATGACAGAAGTGCTCAGCCGCTGGCAGACCTACGTGCCCAATGCCACCTACCTGACCCAACGAGGTGGCACCTTCCTGTTCGATTCTCAGGGCAAACTGCTCTATGAGCACCGAGATTCCGGCATTCTCGGTTTCGCTAAAGACAAGCACTACCCACTGTCCTTTCTATCAGAAGTCTGA
- a CDS encoding four-helix bundle copper-binding protein, giving the protein MPIQQLSLYEISQDMQQCIQNCLDCHSICLNTITYCLQQGGHHSEPAHIRLMMDCVESCQTSANFMLRNSDLHAHFCRACAEVCQRCAEDCDRMGDDAQMKACADMCRRCAETCRQMSMAMA; this is encoded by the coding sequence ATGCCGATTCAGCAACTTTCGCTTTATGAGATCAGCCAGGACATGCAGCAGTGCATTCAAAACTGTCTGGACTGCCACAGCATTTGCCTTAACACCATCACCTACTGTCTGCAGCAGGGTGGCCACCACAGCGAACCCGCTCACATTCGGCTGATGATGGACTGCGTTGAAAGCTGTCAGACCAGCGCCAACTTCATGCTGCGGAACTCCGATCTACATGCTCATTTCTGTAGAGCCTGTGCCGAGGTCTGCCAGCGCTGCGCTGAAGATTGCGATCGCATGGGCGACGATGCCCAAATGAAAGCCTGCGCCGACATGTGCCGCCGCTGCGCCGAAACCTGCCGCCAGATGTCTATGGCGATGGCTTAA
- a CDS encoding DUF3291 domain-containing protein: MQLIKSVGYHLAQVNTATLRAPLHDPGMTDFVAQIQQINAIADADPEFVWRLRAEGADDATSIRAFEDERILITLTVWQSFEGLSTYVYRSAHAGVMRDRRRWFEPAAQPILALWWVPAGHRPTVAEAKERLDHLRQHGSTAYAFSFRSPFPSPNTIPAAAVSLS, translated from the coding sequence ATGCAGCTAATTAAGTCAGTCGGCTACCATCTTGCTCAAGTCAATACAGCAACTCTGCGGGCTCCCCTGCACGACCCTGGAATGACAGACTTTGTGGCTCAAATTCAGCAGATTAATGCGATCGCAGATGCCGACCCTGAATTTGTCTGGCGGCTACGGGCCGAAGGAGCCGACGATGCCACCAGCATTCGCGCCTTTGAAGATGAGCGGATTTTGATTACGCTGACGGTCTGGCAGTCGTTTGAGGGGTTGTCTACCTACGTTTACCGCAGCGCTCATGCAGGCGTCATGCGCGATCGCCGCCGCTGGTTTGAGCCAGCGGCCCAGCCTATTCTGGCGCTTTGGTGGGTACCAGCAGGCCATCGGCCTACCGTAGCAGAGGCCAAGGAGCGGCTAGACCACCTGCGCCAGCACGGATCTACAGCCTATGCCTTCTCCTTTCGCAGCCCGTTTCCCAGCCCCAATACGATTCCGGCGGCAGCAGTAAGCCTCAGTTAG
- a CDS encoding endonuclease/exonuclease/phosphatase family protein — protein sequence MLRILTMNLNYYGTQHGPWAVRRQIITDAIRQAQPDIMAFQAVAQNPAAENCLDQAAQLARELEGYDFSLFCPTRTYADGNAEGMALLSRLPMAASHYRELSLRPGLEDTSPRILVHARFDLADGPLHLFNAHFSWVAKQTQDNLDEVLPYVQSLPGRAVLVGDLNTPPDSPLMAQIQAEGWVDSWADQHPQAPGYTFVEGGQLSKRIDYVWVRETLRSHIKDIEVIANSPAEDGSRASDHAGLLVTLDLEI from the coding sequence ATGCTGCGAATTCTGACAATGAACCTCAACTACTACGGCACCCAGCACGGTCCTTGGGCTGTTCGTAGGCAAATTATTACAGACGCTATTCGGCAGGCTCAGCCTGACATCATGGCGTTTCAGGCAGTAGCTCAAAACCCGGCTGCCGAAAATTGTCTAGATCAGGCAGCTCAGCTGGCCCGTGAACTGGAGGGCTATGACTTTTCGCTTTTTTGCCCTACCCGCACCTACGCCGATGGAAATGCCGAAGGCATGGCGCTGCTATCGCGCTTGCCAATGGCCGCATCGCACTACCGAGAGCTGAGTTTGCGTCCGGGCTTAGAAGACACTAGCCCCCGCATCTTGGTCCATGCTCGCTTTGACCTGGCCGATGGCCCACTGCATCTGTTCAATGCTCACTTCTCCTGGGTAGCTAAGCAGACCCAGGACAACCTGGATGAGGTACTGCCCTACGTCCAGTCGCTACCGGGTCGAGCTGTTTTGGTAGGTGACTTAAACACTCCTCCCGACAGCCCTCTGATGGCACAGATTCAGGCCGAGGGCTGGGTCGATAGCTGGGCCGACCAACATCCCCAAGCACCCGGCTACACCTTTGTAGAGGGCGGCCAGCTCAGCAAGCGCATCGACTACGTTTGGGTGCGCGAAACACTGCGATCGCACATCAAAGATATCGAAGTCATCGCCAATAGCCCCGCCGAAGATGGCTCTAGAGCCTCTGATCATGCTGGGTTGCTGGTGACGTTGGACTTGGAGATATAG
- a CDS encoding TIGR00341 family protein: MRQLLIQVPCGCGKTVLQKAKDCDGTNLAQWQTDGDDCLDIVMVHVSNQKVETLLDQLQDLPDLKVTLFPTGVMALHPPADAAAQQVKQVEERSPIEIFLAGLQSVGSWKGFLSYAAMAGVVVWIGLYTATSYLLVAAMLIAPFAGPAMNTAIATARGDRQLLGRSVLRYFVALSVTIVVAALLSLIFQQQTPTPLMIEQSQISMVAVLLPLAAGAAGAINLIQSERSSLVSGAATGMLVAASLAPPAGIIGMAAAVSRWDLAVNGLFLLLLQLSGINLAAAVLFRFFGLSTRGARYQRGKRGIFPVSLGVSAIALAGLLTWQLSTSPNLVRSSRAQQANAEVQKVIEQADEVNLIESNVRFTRSNIKGQNTLLGVVYVQRQPNVEQSTEAIQAELTETIQAHLLNQGFNVTPLIDVNVLEAPEIAQSN, translated from the coding sequence ATGCGCCAACTGCTGATTCAAGTTCCCTGTGGCTGCGGCAAAACTGTATTGCAAAAGGCTAAGGACTGCGACGGCACAAATTTGGCTCAGTGGCAGACAGACGGCGACGACTGCCTAGATATCGTGATGGTGCATGTCTCTAACCAGAAGGTTGAAACCTTACTGGACCAGCTGCAAGACCTGCCCGATCTTAAAGTCACGCTGTTTCCAACGGGGGTGATGGCGCTGCACCCGCCCGCCGATGCCGCTGCCCAGCAGGTCAAGCAAGTAGAGGAACGCAGCCCCATCGAGATCTTTTTGGCTGGCCTGCAGAGCGTAGGCTCATGGAAGGGTTTTTTGAGCTACGCAGCGATGGCTGGAGTAGTGGTTTGGATCGGGCTGTATACCGCAACTAGCTATTTGCTGGTGGCCGCGATGCTGATCGCACCCTTTGCCGGACCGGCGATGAATACTGCGATCGCAACTGCCCGAGGCGATCGCCAGTTGCTCGGACGTAGTGTGCTCCGGTATTTTGTGGCGTTGTCGGTAACCATTGTTGTCGCTGCTCTACTCAGCCTTATCTTTCAGCAGCAAACGCCAACCCCGCTGATGATTGAGCAAAGCCAGATTTCAATGGTTGCTGTGCTGTTGCCCCTAGCCGCTGGAGCCGCTGGAGCGATTAATTTGATTCAGTCAGAGCGCAGCAGCCTGGTCTCTGGAGCCGCCACAGGGATGCTAGTAGCGGCCTCTCTAGCTCCCCCCGCCGGAATTATCGGCATGGCCGCTGCCGTCAGCCGTTGGGATTTGGCGGTAAATGGGCTGTTTTTGCTGTTGCTGCAGCTCAGCGGCATTAACCTAGCAGCGGCAGTGCTATTTCGGTTCTTTGGGCTCTCTACCCGGGGGGCACGCTACCAGCGAGGCAAGCGAGGAATCTTTCCGGTGTCGCTGGGGGTCAGTGCGATCGCACTGGCGGGGCTGCTCACCTGGCAGCTGTCTACCTCTCCCAACCTGGTGCGTTCCAGCCGAGCTCAACAGGCTAATGCCGAGGTGCAGAAGGTGATCGAGCAGGCAGACGAGGTGAACTTGATAGAGTCAAATGTGCGCTTTACCCGGTCTAACATTAAGGGTCAAAATACCCTGCTGGGTGTTGTCTACGTGCAGCGCCAGCCTAATGTGGAGCAGTCTACAGAGGCGATTCAAGCTGAGCTAACAGAGACGATTCAGGCTCATCTGCTGAACCAGGGGTTCAACGTTACCCCGCTGATCGATGTCAACGTCTTAGAAGCCCCAGAGATAGCCCAGTCCAACTGA